In Candidatus Contubernalis alkalaceticus, the genomic window TTATCGCCGAATAAGAAGATAGCTTTTATTGAACGTCATATTCATATGACTCAACTATTTTCTGCCATATGTTTTTTTCTTTCAAAATGTACTCTAAAACCTCTCTAACAGCGCCTTCTCCACCATTTTTTTGGGATACGTACTTAGCAACGTCTTGCACTGGTTTTGCAGCATCGTATGGACAAGCGGGCAGACCAACTATTTTCATTACGGAAATATCATTTAGATCGTCACCAATATAACATACTTCTTCCATTTCTAAATCCCGAGCATTCACTATTTCTATAAGCTTAACTAGCTTATTATGAACTTCTTGATGTAATTCAGTAATTCCTAGTTCTCTGGCTCTGACTTCAACAACTTTGGAAATGCGCCCTGTAATGATTACAATGTCTAGACTAAACTTAATAGCCTGAGCAATAGCTAAGCCATCTTTAACATTAAAGGCCTTTATCTCAACACCGTTGTTATCTATATAAACTTTCCCATCCGTTAGAGTTCCGTCTACATCAAGAACTACAAGCTTAATTTTTTTTGCTATCATTTAGAATCTCCCTTATTCTATCTAAATCCTCTGGGGTATCTATGCCTATCATATCCTGAGAGGTCTCCAATATCTTAATTTTGTAACCATTTTCAAGCACTCTAAGTTGTTCTAATGATTCGCAAAGTTCCAAAGGCGTTGGCTCAAATTTAACATATTTAATAAGAAAATCCTTTCTATAAGCATAAATTCCTATGTGCTTAAAAAATCTGTGTTCACGTTCTTCTCTTAAGTATGGTAGTGGATACCTAGAAAAATATATCGCATTATTATTCATATCAGTTATAACTTTAACGCAGTTAGGATCCTTAACTTCATCGTTATTTATAATTTCTGTTTTAAGTGTTGCCATTTGGCAACTAGGATCTTTAAAACCTTCTAGTAGCCTATTAATTACGTTACTATCAATTAAGGGCTCATCTCCCTGGACATTTAAGATGACATCTGCTTCTAGTTTTTTAGCCACTTCAGCAATACGGCTAGTTCCATTAATATGATCAACGCTTGTCATGATAGCCTTTCCATCGAATGCCTCTACACATTCAAATATTTCCATATGATCACAAGCAACTACAACGTCATCTAAATTAGCTTTTAAGACATTTTCATAAACATGCTGAATCATTGGTTTACCATTTATGTCCAACAAAAGCTTCCTCGGAAGCCGAGTTGAATTTAGTCGAGCAGGAATGACTGCAACTACCTTTAGCAAAATTGATCACCTCTTAGCAAAAGAACTTAGTCTTGCGATGGAAAATTCAAATTTTTATTTTGACAACGATTTCAACTACATTACTTCAAACGCCGTCGACGGTTAATCTTGGCATATGTGCATCTTCCGGAAAGAAGATTGCAATTTCATTCTTTCTCAATAAAGATGTGTCTTCCCCTTATAAATTCTCAGATCTTTATCAGGAGCATACAATATCTCCTGAAGTGCACTACTAGACGCGTAAGCAATTTTTTCCTCACCACTTAAGATAAGTTGTATGTCTATGAATTTCTCATGGGATTCCCAAAAGGTTTCGCCAATGTGCATTGTTTCATAAGCCTCCACTAGCCTTGCATAAATAATTATTTAAAATGTCAAGTTACGAAAACCGATGAAATAACGATTATTTTAAAGAATTTGCAATATAGTATTGTACCAAAAGAAAAAATCCTTTATAATAGAGATATAGGGTAGTCCTTGCCCAAATCCCTAATATAAAGGAGATCAAATATGCAAGGCAAGGATACCACGAATTCCACATTTTTTCAACTGTTTGAGCCATTTAATAATGAAAATTTTCAAGAAAACTTGGAACAACTGGAGGCTGATAAGTATTTTAAAAAACTCAATACTGTCCAGATGATCGAATTAATCTCCTATGCACAATTGAATCAACTAAAAAGTCTTAGGGATATCAGCAGCAGCTTTAATAATAAAGGTTTTCAGGAGGCCATGGACCAGGAATCTTTCAGCGCTTCTCAAATCTCTAGAAGATTAAAGGATCTTCCCACAGAACTGCTGGACACCTTGTTTAAAGAACTGGTTAAAGAATTGGGAAAAGACCTGGGCTTTCATAAATTAAGCCAACCTTTGAACCGACTGTACTTGATTGATTCCAGTACCATAAGCTTGTGTCTTACCCAGTACCCATGGGCAGATTTTAGGAAAACTAAGGCCGGAATCAAACTTCATCTAAGGCTAGTCTTTCATGATAATGTATTACTGCCGGATGATGTAATAATAACTCCCGCAAAACCTTCGGATAAAACCCAGATGGATGCGCTGGTGATTGAAGATAAAGAAGCGTTACATGTCTTTGACCGGGCATACGTGGACTAT contains:
- a CDS encoding KdsC family phosphatase, which codes for MIAKKIKLVVLDVDGTLTDGKVYIDNNGVEIKAFNVKDGLAIAQAIKFSLDIVIITGRISKVVEVRARELGITELHQEVHNKLVKLIEIVNARDLEMEEVCYIGDDLNDISVMKIVGLPACPYDAAKPVQDVAKYVSQKNGGEGAVREVLEYILKEKNIWQKIVESYEYDVQ
- the kdsB gene encoding 3-deoxy-manno-octulosonate cytidylyltransferase; protein product: MLKVVAVIPARLNSTRLPRKLLLDINGKPMIQHVYENVLKANLDDVVVACDHMEIFECVEAFDGKAIMTSVDHINGTSRIAEVAKKLEADVILNVQGDEPLIDSNVINRLLEGFKDPSCQMATLKTEIINNDEVKDPNCVKVITDMNNNAIYFSRYPLPYLREEREHRFFKHIGIYAYRKDFLIKYVKFEPTPLELCESLEQLRVLENGYKIKILETSQDMIGIDTPEDLDRIREILNDSKKN
- a CDS encoding YhcH/YjgK/YiaL family protein, with protein sequence MEAYETMHIGETFWESHEKFIDIQLILSGEEKIAYASSSALQEILYAPDKDLRIYKGKTHLY